In one Candidatus Acidulodesulfobacterium acidiphilum genomic region, the following are encoded:
- a CDS encoding ATP-binding protein: MYYKRELEDKIKAYLDKPEIIAVLGPRQVGKTTLLKKIYEESKDAVFLTFEDIELKLLFEEDIKSFVKLYIEPYKTIFIDEFQYVNEGGKKLKYIYDTSTGKKLLISGPSAINLSIEAIKYLTGRIFVFYLYSFSFSEFLSAADKPLHNIFIEEDKFSEQINKKIYKYLLNYLIYGGYPRILLAKDDDEKKEVLKNIVNIYLLRDIKDLISIADETKYYKLLKALALQIGNITVYNELAAVSGLDYYKTKRILSIFEKLFLVKFVTPYFSNKRIEISKNPKVFFMDLGIRNAILGDFKLIDDRVDKGALFENYIFRAFYENDKSVKYYRSKSGAEIDFIIDDKLPVEVKSKLSKPSVSKSFRSFIQKYNPDKGIILNSNTAGSLLIDKCNVLFLRHYMAEKPELY; encoded by the coding sequence ATGTATTATAAAAGAGAGTTGGAAGACAAGATAAAAGCCTATTTAGATAAACCGGAAATCATTGCCGTACTTGGACCGAGACAGGTCGGAAAAACTACCCTTCTAAAAAAAATTTATGAAGAATCAAAAGATGCGGTTTTTTTAACTTTTGAAGATATAGAATTAAAACTTTTATTTGAAGAAGATATTAAAAGTTTTGTAAAACTTTATATCGAGCCTTATAAAACGATATTCATCGATGAGTTTCAATACGTGAATGAGGGCGGAAAAAAATTAAAGTATATATACGATACTTCAACCGGAAAAAAACTTTTAATAAGCGGGCCTTCCGCAATAAATTTGAGTATAGAAGCAATTAAGTATCTGACGGGGCGTATTTTTGTTTTTTATCTTTATTCCTTCAGTTTTTCGGAGTTTTTATCGGCCGCAGACAAACCCCTGCATAATATATTTATTGAGGAAGATAAATTTTCTGAGCAAATTAATAAAAAAATTTATAAATATCTGTTAAACTATCTGATTTACGGCGGATATCCGCGTATTTTGCTTGCAAAGGACGACGATGAAAAAAAAGAAGTTCTGAAAAATATCGTCAATATCTATTTATTGCGGGACATAAAGGATTTAATATCTATAGCGGATGAAACCAAGTATTATAAACTTCTTAAGGCGCTTGCTTTGCAGATTGGCAATATAACGGTCTATAACGAACTTGCGGCTGTCAGCGGATTGGATTATTATAAAACAAAGCGGATACTTTCCATTTTCGAAAAACTTTTTCTTGTAAAGTTCGTTACTCCTTATTTTTCCAATAAACGGATAGAAATCTCCAAAAATCCTAAAGTTTTTTTTATGGATTTAGGGATTAGAAATGCTATACTTGGAGATTTTAAATTAATAGACGACAGGGTGGATAAGGGAGCGTTATTCGAAAATTATATATTCAGGGCGTTTTATGAGAATGACAAGAGCGTAAAATACTACAGAAGTAAAAGCGGGGCGGAAATAGACTTTATAATAGACGACAAATTACCCGTCGAAGTAAAGTCTAAACTTTCAAAGCCTTCCGTTTCAAAATCTTTCCGAAGTTTTATCCA